GTCTCAATACACCTCTTGGGGAAGAGTTGCAGCGAGTTTTCTTCTTTGGATTTTTGCAAGCTTTGCGTTCATGCAGCCTCAGGGAAATGGACGGTATCCTTTGGAAAGTGGAGTGCAGGGAGGAGAAAAGAAAGAAGAGGAAGGAGAGGCGACTGCACAAAGGAAAGCGCATGATATCATTTTTTTAGTTGATGCTTCAGCCTCGATGGGGGTCAGAGATACTCGTACAGGGGTCAGTCGACTGGAATACGCTAAAGAGACCGTAGATGAGATTGTCAGTAGACTGCGGGGAGAAAGCGTTGCACTGTACGCATTTACATCGGATACAACCCGTTTATCGCCTCCGACGATGGATTATTTGTTTGTTCGTTTGGTTTTGCGGGATATGGAAATTAATGAAGGGGATCTTGCGGGAACGAACCTTGTCGAAGCGTTGTCCGATATGCGGGATGCGTATTTTTCCGAACAGAGTCCCAAAATGAAAACACTTGTTCTGATTACTGACGGAGGGGATACTGAACTGGAGGAGATGAAGGGCGAGTCGCGAAACTCTCAGATTGAGATGCTTTTGTCTTTGATTCCAGATGCTGAAAAATATCAGCTTAGAATTTTTACGATTGGGATGGGAACGAAGAAAGGGGAAAAGATTCCGGGAGTTGAAGATAACGGGAAACCTGTTGTTTCAAGCCTCGATGAAGAGCTGCTGAAAAAACTTAGCGACAAAGGGCGGGGAGCCTATTATTTTGCCAATCAATGGACAGTTATGGATCTAGCGGGAGATTTGATGAAGAAGATAGGGGAGGAGAAACCTCCTCTCGAAGAGTTCACTGTTGCGCGTTCTTCAGGGCTTACCAAGGGAAAAAGCGACTTGGTGTATGATTTATATTTTCAATTTCCCCTTGGCATTGCGCTCTTTATGCTGCTGTGGGTACTCTTTTTCCCCGAAACCAGAGTGCGGCAGCGATGAGATGGTGCCTAGGGTTTTTCATCCTGTTGACCATGTTTCTTGGAGCTGATGAAGAGATGCAGCTAATTAGGCAAGCGGACGCTTATTTTCATGCAAAAGAGTATACGCGTGCTTTTGAGCTGTATGCTTCGCTGTTGAATGAGAACCTGGCCTCTTGGCAGCAAGCACGGCTGCGCTACAACCTAGGCACTATCTTGATGTGGAAGGGAGAGGCGGAAAAAGCTTCCCGTCAATTTTCCGAAGTGCCGTTTTCCATTAAGAGCACTCCCTATCTTGCACGCGCTTTGCAGACCAATCTTGCCATCTTAAACTTTCGCATGGCTCGAGCTGGTTTAAGCGGGGGAAAGGCTGATCTGGAAATATATTCTCAAGCGCTTCGAGAGTTGAGAACAGCGATGGAACATGTTGATAGGGCGGAAAAGGCAGAGTGTCGGCTGCAAGAGGTTAAAGGGGGAAAGAGATGCGGGTGGAAAAGCGATTTAAAGGAGCTTAGAGAAGCCATTAAGTATTGGCTAGCCGTTGTTTTAGACGATTATGGCAATGCTAAAGTGGTTGAATCGCCCTCAAAAGAAGGGATTCCTTATTTGATTACCGGAACCAATTTAGCAGAAGCCCACTTGGATTTTTTGGAATCTGTTCCTGCTGAGAATCCATTAAGAGACGCTTATCAAAAGCTGTTTACAAGAGACATGCAAGCTTGGGGTCTCTTTTGGCAGGCTCAGGAAGAGAAAATTGAAGAGCTTGCAAGCGCTCGCAGCGCGTTTGATCAAGGAACGCGTTTGATGGAGGAAGCAAAGTATGGCAAAAGCAGGCTTGCGTTTTTAGATGCGGAGGCTAAGCTGACTGAATTGATGCAGCAGCTTTTAGGGGATGATCCTTTTACTGAATTGCTAAGAAAGGTCCTGATCGACTATCAATATGCTTTGGATCAGCTTCCCGTACAACCTGCCACACTTTATCAACTTACTGTTCGTCAGAAGCAGGTCAATGAGATAGCAGAAGGCAGCAATGCAAAAATGGAATTTCTTGGGCTTTCGAATGTACAGCTTGAAATGGCTTTGGAATCTGCGAAAAGGGGACAGGAAGCGTTGTCTCGGCTGTATTTGCAAGAAGCTAGGCAATGGATGCGAAGGTTGCTGCGTGGAGAAAATCCGTCTCCGGAAGAAATATTGGAAGCCTCTTTACAGGATCAGGAACATGCCTTGGAGTTTAACTATGCGTTGGAACGTGTTGAAAATCGTGAAGAGAAGCTTGAAGCACTCTTGAAGGGAGCTCAAAGCTTGACTTTGCAGACTGCAGCTCCCTTCCTCAAGGCTGTTTTGGAGAAGGAGATCCAGGAATGGCCGAAACGTTGTCAGTGCACCCCTTGGAATCGTGTCATCCCCTTGTTTGCCAAAGGCGAGGAGGCGGCGCTTGCAGCCGAAGCCTTGTTCAAGCAGAATCATGAGAGTCCTCAAGGGATGCGCAAGCAGGAAGAGGCGGTAGACTATTGGAAGCAAGCGCTTCGCGCATTGCGCCATCCCGAGGAAGAAAAAAAAGAAGAAGAGAAGCCGCAGCAAAAGCCCCCTCCACCTCAGGAAGAAAAGGAGGAGAAACAGCCGATTGAAGAAGTGATGCGCCAGCTGCAAAAGATGCATCGCGATGATCGCAAGGCTGATCCTGGTTCCAGGCAAATACAAAAAGGAA
This genomic window from Waddlia chondrophila WSU 86-1044 contains:
- a CDS encoding vWA domain-containing protein, whose translation is MIPSDLHFAFPEGLYLFPLAFLITFLLWGLIRYRADLLSTFFHHTVIEEVRVPRSQYTSWGRVAASFLLWIFASFAFMQPQGNGRYPLESGVQGGEKKEEEGEATAQRKAHDIIFLVDASASMGVRDTRTGVSRLEYAKETVDEIVSRLRGESVALYAFTSDTTRLSPPTMDYLFVRLVLRDMEINEGDLAGTNLVEALSDMRDAYFSEQSPKMKTLVLITDGGDTELEEMKGESRNSQIEMLLSLIPDAEKYQLRIFTIGMGTKKGEKIPGVEDNGKPVVSSLDEELLKKLSDKGRGAYYFANQWTVMDLAGDLMKKIGEEKPPLEEFTVARSSGLTKGKSDLVYDLYFQFPLGIALFMLLWVLFFPETRVRQR